One region of Sardina pilchardus chromosome 18, fSarPil1.1, whole genome shotgun sequence genomic DNA includes:
- the LOC134063690 gene encoding steroid 17-alpha-hydroxylase/17,20 lyase codes for MAWLMSTFLLPAFLVILYFLKRRFAASQNKGPPALPSLPIIGSLLSLKTDRPPHIFFQELQKKYGDTYSLMMGSHNIVIVNSHQHAREVLMRKGKTFAGRPRTVTTDILTRDGKDIAFADYSPTWKFHRKIVHGALCMFGEGTASIEKIICREADSMCKTLGEMRSLAVDLAPELTRAVTNVVCSLCFSSSYKPGDEEFEDMLEYSQGIVDTVAKDSLVDIFPWLQIFPNKDLKILRDCVSIRDKLLQKKYEEHKTNYSDNIQGDLLDALLRAKRSAENNNSSTQGVGLTDDHVLMTVGDIFGAGVETTTTVLKWTIAYLIHHPQVQAKIQAELDRKIGKERHPLLSDRGNLPYLEATIKEVLRIRPVSPLLIPHVATTDASIGDYTVKRGTRVIVNLWSLHHDQKEWKNPDLFDPGRFLDQEGGGPCCPSASYLPFGAGVRVCLGEALAKMELFLFLSWILQRFSLEVPAGHPLPSLEGKFGVVLQPQKYKVLARLREGWDKGQALSTEE; via the exons ATGGCTTGGCTCATGAGCACTTTTCTGCTCCCGGCGTTTCTGGTGATTCTATATTTTTTGAAGAGGAGATTTGCTGCATCCCAAAACAAGGGTCCACCAGCTCTGCCTTCCCTTCCCATCATCGGAAGCCTCCTCAGCTTGAAGACTGATCGACCACCACACATCTTCTTCCAGGAGCTGCAGAAAAAGTATGGGGACACTTACTCTCTCATGATGGGCTCACACAATATTGTCATAGTCAACAGCCACCAACATGCAAGAGAGGTCCTCATGAGGAAAGGAAAGACATTTGCTGGAAGACCACGGACT GTCACTACAGACATTTTAACACGTGATGGAAAAGACATAGCCTTTGCAGACTACAGTCCTACTTGGAAGTTTCATCGGAAGATCGTGCATGGGGCTCTCTGCATGTTTGGAGAGGGGACTGCTTCAATTGAGAAAATCA TCTGCAGGGAGGCTGATTCCATGTGTAAGACTCTGGGTGAGATGCGGAGCTTGGCGGTGGACTTGGCTCCAGAGCTGACCCGCGCGGTCACCAACGTGGTCTGTTCCCTGTGCTTCAGCTCCTCTTACAAGCCGGGAGACGAAGAGTTTGAGGACATGCTTGAGTACAGTCAGGGAATAGTGGACACAGTTGCCAAAGACAGCCTGGTGGATATATTTCCATGGCTACAG ATTTTCCCAAACAAAGACCTGAAAATCCTCAGGGACTGTGTGTCCATCAGAGACAAGCTGCTTCAGAAGAAATATGAGGAACACAAG ACCAACTACAGTGATAACATCCAGGGGGACTTGCTGGATGCCTTGCTGCGGGCCAAGCGCAGCGCGGAGAACAACAACTCAAGCACCCAGGGTGTGGGCCTGACTGATGACCATGTCCTCATGACTGTTGGCGATATTTTTGGGGCAGGAGTGGAGACAACCACGACTGTTCTGAAATGGACAATTGCATATCTAATACATCATCCACAG GTGCAGGCCAAGATTCAGGCCGAACTGGACAGAAAGATTGGAAAGGAGCGGCACCCTCTGCTCAGTGACCGGGGCAACCTGCCCTACCTGGAGGCCACCATCAAAGAGGTGCTCCGCATCCGGCCCGTCTCCCCACTCCTCATTCCCCACGTGGCTACGACTGACGCCAG TATTGGGGACTACACTGTTAAACGAGGAACTCGAGTCATCGTCAACCTCTGGTCTCTGCACCATGACCAAAAAGAATGGAAAAACCCCGACCTCTTTGACCCTG GCCGGTTCCTGGACCAGGAGGGCGGGGGTCCGTGCTGTCCGTCAGCCAGCTACCTGCCGTTTGGCGCCGGGGTTCGGGTGTGCCTAGGGGAGGCTCTGGCCAAGATggagctcttcctcttcctgtcgtGGATCCTGCAGCGCTTCAGCCTGGAGGTGCCCGCCGGACACCCACTGCCTTCGCTGGAGGGCAAATTCGGGGTGGTCCTGCAGCCACAGAAATACAAGGTCCTCGCTCGCCTGAGGGAGGGCTGGGACAAGGGCCAAGCCCTCTCCACAGAGGAGTAG
- the borcs7 gene encoding BLOC-1-related complex subunit 7 yields the protein MASSDSQPRFGQSVKGLLSDKVGSCSGDVIALTRQVLKGSRSQELLSQAARNMVIQEDAILHSEDSLRKMSIITTHLQYQQEAIQKNVENSRNLQDQLKHLLK from the exons ATGGCGTCTTCAGATTCTCAACCCCGTTTTGGCCAGTCCGTTAAAGGCCTTTTATCCGATAAAGTGGGGTCTTGCAGTGGAGATGTCATCGCCCTCACTCGTCAGGTTTTGAAGGGATCACGCAGTCAAGAG CTTCTCAGCCAAGCGGCAAGAAATATGGTGATTCAAGAGGATGCAATTCTCCATTCGGAAGAT AGTCTTAGAAAGATGTCCATCATaaccacacacctacagtacca ACAGGAGGCCATTCAGAAAAA TGTGGAAAACTCAAGAAATCTCCAGGACCAACTCAAACACTTATTAAAATGA
- the cnnm2a gene encoding metal transporter CNNM2a isoform X2, which produces MPTVNMAEQSTAVPSPNMAALSPARSLTVIFLIVSGYLVSSANGKEGTEETVIIGIRLENSDEISYMDEGFLRVSERSRVKLRVYGQNINNESWSKIAFTEHRQTSVPKDADSPSDLNLQNHGDASTGETCGIRSSDIIILPHTIVNRKTSGLIEIDVKPLRKTEKSKAYYLCIATASVGPPGTSDGWSENTWVYHNGLDTKVLVVEEKKFLLPFWLQVIFIGMLLCLSGMFSGLNLGLMALDPMELRIVQNCGTEKERKYAKKIEPVRSQGNYLLCSLLLGNVLVNTTLTILLDDIAGSGLIAVVVSTIGIVIFGEIVPQAICSRHGLAVGANTIFLTKFFMILTFPASYPVSKLLDHVLGQEIGTVYNREKLLEMLRVTDPYNDLVKEELNIIQGALELRTKTVEDVMTPLRDCFMITSEAILDFNTMSEIMESGYTRIPVFEGERSNIVDLLFVKDLAFVDPDDCTPLKTITKFYSHPLHFVFNDTKLDAMLEEFKKGKSHLAIVQRVNNEGEGDPFYEVLGIVTLEDVIEEIIKSEILDETDLYTDNKTKKRIVHRERKQDFSAFKPVESELKVKVSPQLLLATLRFLATEVEPFGPAQMSEKILLRLLKHPHVIQELKYDDKNKKQPEHYLFHRNKPVDHFILLLQGKVEVEAGKEGMKFEAGPFSYYGMLALTSSPENKSPPRPFGLNHSDSLNRSDRLDAVTPTLASSNNQLNAFLQIYVPDYSVRATSDLLYIKVTRQQYQNALTASRMDKTPQSTDGEFTKIELTLPERPAGAVDDSVSPLLPQPNNAHVHGNSHCNAHSHTNTHSHSNHTGHNEGAI; this is translated from the exons ATGCCCACTGTCAACATGGCAGAGCAGTCGACTGCGGTGCCCTCTCCTAATATGGCGGCACTTAGCCCGGCTAGATCATTGACTGTTATTTTCTTAATTGTCAGCGGCTATCTGGTAAGCTCTGCAAATGGAAAGGAGGGGACAGAGGAGACTGTCATCATAGGTATTAGGCTGGAGAATTCGGACGAAATATCCTATATGGATGAAGGCTTTTTGCGCGTCAGCGAGCGCTCGCGTGTCAAGTTGAGGGTCTATGGGCAAAACATTAACAACGAGTCGTGGTCTAAGATTGCCTTCACTGAGCACAGGCAAACAAGTGTCCCGAAGGACGCGGATAGCCCATCAGACTTGAACCTGCAGAACCATGGAGATGCGTCTACGGGAGAGACATGCGGCATCCGCTCCTCTGATATAATTATCCTTCCCCATACGATTGTGAACCGAAAAACATCGGGCTTGATTGAAATAGACGTGAAACCTCTACGGAAAACAGAAAAGAGTAAAGCTTACTACCTTTGCATTGCCACGGCATCTGTCGGTCCACCAGGTACATCGGACGGTTGGTCTGAGAACACCTGGGTTTACCACAATGGCCTAGATACCAAGGTGCTTGTGGTGGAGGAGAAAAAGTTCCTCTTGCCGTTCTGGCTCCAGGTGATCTTCATCGGGATGCTGCTCTGCCTCTCGGGGATGTTCAGTGGGCTAAACTTAGGCCTTATGGCACTTGACCCCATGGAACTGAGGATAGTTCAAAATTGTGGGacggagaaagaaaggaaatatgCAAAGAAGATCGAACCTGTGCGAAGTCAAGGTAACTATTTATTGTGCTCTCTTCTATTAGGAAACGTCCTAGTAAACACAACACTGACTATTTTGCTGGACGACATTGCTGGGTCGGGTTTGATAGCCGTGGTAGTGTCCACTATTGGCATTGTCATTTTTGGAGAGATTGTACCTCAAGCCATCTGCTCACGGCATGGACTGGCGGTGGGGGCAAACACAATTTTTTTGACCAAATTTTTCATGATCCTGACCTTTCCTGCTTCATACCCGGTGAGTAAACTTTTGGACCATGTACTTGGACAAGAGATTGGCACTGTGTACAACCGAGAGAAACTGTTAGAGATGCTGAGAGTGACGGATCCCTACAATGACTTGGTGAAAGAGGAGCTGAACATCATTCAGGGTGCTCTGGAACTCAGGACCAAAACGGTGGAGGATGTGATGACTCCCTTGAGGGATTGTTTCATGATCACTTCAGAAGCCATCCTTGATtttaacaccatgtctgaaatTATGGAAAGCGGATATACCCGCATCCCTGTGTTTGAAGGGGAGAGGTCCAACATCGTGGACCTGCTGTTTGTTAAAGACCTGGCCTTCGTGGATCCGGATGACTGCACGCCACTGAAGACCATCACCAAGTTCTACAGCCATCCGCTACACTTTGTCTTCAACGACACAAAGCTGGATGCTATGCTGGAGGAATTTAAGAAGG GTAAGTCTCACTTGGCCATCGTACAGCGGGTCAAtaatgagggggagggggacccCTTCTATGAGGTTTTGGGCATCGTCACCTTGGAGGACGTAATCGAGGAGATCATCAAGTCAGAGATCCTGGACGAGACAGACCTTTACA ctgacaacaaaacaaaaaagaggatAGTCCACCGCGAACGCAAGCAGGACTTCTCCGCCTTCAAGCCCGTGGAGAGCGAGCTGAAGGTCAAAGTTTCCCCTCAGCTCCTGCTTGCCACCCTGCGTTTCCTAGCAACAG AAGTGGAGCCCTTTGGTCCAGCTCAGATGTCGGAGAAGATCCTGCTGCGTCTCCTGAAGCATCCGCACGTCATTCAAGAGCTCAAGTACGACGACAAGAACAAGAAGCAGCCCGAGCACTACCTCTTCCACCGCAACAAGCCTGTCGACCACttcattctcctcctccag GGGAAAGTGGAAGTGGAAGCAGGCAAGGAGGGGATGAAGTTTGAAGCGGGGCCCTTTTCTTATTATGGAATGCTAGCCTTGACCTCCTCCCCAG AGAACAAATCACCCCCACGACCTTTTGGACTGAATCACTCTGACTCTCTCAATCGATCCGACCGCCTTGATGCAGTCACACCAACTCTGGCTAGCAGTAACAACCAGCTCAATGCCTTCCTGCAGATCTATGTTCCAGACTATTCCgtcagagccacatcagatcTGCTCTACATCAAG GTCACGAGGCAGCAGTATCAGAACGCTCTGACCGCTTCCCGCATGGATAAGACGCCCCAGTCTACCGACGGCGAGTTCACCAAGATCGAGCTGACCCTCCCAGAGCGGCCGGCCGGTGCCGTGGACGACTCGGTCAGCCCGCTCCTACCGCAGCCCAACAATGCGCACGTGCACGGCAACTCCCACTgcaatgcacactcacacacgaacacacactcgcactcgaaCCACACGGGCCACAACGAAGGCGCCATCTGa
- the cnnm2a gene encoding metal transporter CNNM2a isoform X1 produces the protein MPTVNMAEQSTAVPSPNMAALSPARSLTVIFLIVSGYLVSSANGKEGTEETVIIGIRLENSDEISYMDEGFLRVSERSRVKLRVYGQNINNESWSKIAFTEHRQTSVPKDADSPSDLNLQNHGDASTGETCGIRSSDIIILPHTIVNRKTSGLIEIDVKPLRKTEKSKAYYLCIATASVGPPGTSDGWSENTWVYHNGLDTKVLVVEEKKFLLPFWLQVIFIGMLLCLSGMFSGLNLGLMALDPMELRIVQNCGTEKERKYAKKIEPVRSQGNYLLCSLLLGNVLVNTTLTILLDDIAGSGLIAVVVSTIGIVIFGEIVPQAICSRHGLAVGANTIFLTKFFMILTFPASYPVSKLLDHVLGQEIGTVYNREKLLEMLRVTDPYNDLVKEELNIIQGALELRTKTVEDVMTPLRDCFMITSEAILDFNTMSEIMESGYTRIPVFEGERSNIVDLLFVKDLAFVDPDDCTPLKTITKFYSHPLHFVFNDTKLDAMLEEFKKGKSHLAIVQRVNNEGEGDPFYEVLGIVTLEDVIEEIIKSEILDETDLYTDNKTKKRIVHRERKQDFSAFKPVESELKVKVSPQLLLATLRFLATEVEPFGPAQMSEKILLRLLKHPHVIQELKYDDKNKKQPEHYLFHRNKPVDHFILLLQGKVEVEAGKEGMKFEAGPFSYYGMLALTSSPVPLSLSRTFVVSRAESLAGSPENKSPPRPFGLNHSDSLNRSDRLDAVTPTLASSNNQLNAFLQIYVPDYSVRATSDLLYIKVTRQQYQNALTASRMDKTPQSTDGEFTKIELTLPERPAGAVDDSVSPLLPQPNNAHVHGNSHCNAHSHTNTHSHSNHTGHNEGAI, from the exons ATGCCCACTGTCAACATGGCAGAGCAGTCGACTGCGGTGCCCTCTCCTAATATGGCGGCACTTAGCCCGGCTAGATCATTGACTGTTATTTTCTTAATTGTCAGCGGCTATCTGGTAAGCTCTGCAAATGGAAAGGAGGGGACAGAGGAGACTGTCATCATAGGTATTAGGCTGGAGAATTCGGACGAAATATCCTATATGGATGAAGGCTTTTTGCGCGTCAGCGAGCGCTCGCGTGTCAAGTTGAGGGTCTATGGGCAAAACATTAACAACGAGTCGTGGTCTAAGATTGCCTTCACTGAGCACAGGCAAACAAGTGTCCCGAAGGACGCGGATAGCCCATCAGACTTGAACCTGCAGAACCATGGAGATGCGTCTACGGGAGAGACATGCGGCATCCGCTCCTCTGATATAATTATCCTTCCCCATACGATTGTGAACCGAAAAACATCGGGCTTGATTGAAATAGACGTGAAACCTCTACGGAAAACAGAAAAGAGTAAAGCTTACTACCTTTGCATTGCCACGGCATCTGTCGGTCCACCAGGTACATCGGACGGTTGGTCTGAGAACACCTGGGTTTACCACAATGGCCTAGATACCAAGGTGCTTGTGGTGGAGGAGAAAAAGTTCCTCTTGCCGTTCTGGCTCCAGGTGATCTTCATCGGGATGCTGCTCTGCCTCTCGGGGATGTTCAGTGGGCTAAACTTAGGCCTTATGGCACTTGACCCCATGGAACTGAGGATAGTTCAAAATTGTGGGacggagaaagaaaggaaatatgCAAAGAAGATCGAACCTGTGCGAAGTCAAGGTAACTATTTATTGTGCTCTCTTCTATTAGGAAACGTCCTAGTAAACACAACACTGACTATTTTGCTGGACGACATTGCTGGGTCGGGTTTGATAGCCGTGGTAGTGTCCACTATTGGCATTGTCATTTTTGGAGAGATTGTACCTCAAGCCATCTGCTCACGGCATGGACTGGCGGTGGGGGCAAACACAATTTTTTTGACCAAATTTTTCATGATCCTGACCTTTCCTGCTTCATACCCGGTGAGTAAACTTTTGGACCATGTACTTGGACAAGAGATTGGCACTGTGTACAACCGAGAGAAACTGTTAGAGATGCTGAGAGTGACGGATCCCTACAATGACTTGGTGAAAGAGGAGCTGAACATCATTCAGGGTGCTCTGGAACTCAGGACCAAAACGGTGGAGGATGTGATGACTCCCTTGAGGGATTGTTTCATGATCACTTCAGAAGCCATCCTTGATtttaacaccatgtctgaaatTATGGAAAGCGGATATACCCGCATCCCTGTGTTTGAAGGGGAGAGGTCCAACATCGTGGACCTGCTGTTTGTTAAAGACCTGGCCTTCGTGGATCCGGATGACTGCACGCCACTGAAGACCATCACCAAGTTCTACAGCCATCCGCTACACTTTGTCTTCAACGACACAAAGCTGGATGCTATGCTGGAGGAATTTAAGAAGG GTAAGTCTCACTTGGCCATCGTACAGCGGGTCAAtaatgagggggagggggacccCTTCTATGAGGTTTTGGGCATCGTCACCTTGGAGGACGTAATCGAGGAGATCATCAAGTCAGAGATCCTGGACGAGACAGACCTTTACA ctgacaacaaaacaaaaaagaggatAGTCCACCGCGAACGCAAGCAGGACTTCTCCGCCTTCAAGCCCGTGGAGAGCGAGCTGAAGGTCAAAGTTTCCCCTCAGCTCCTGCTTGCCACCCTGCGTTTCCTAGCAACAG AAGTGGAGCCCTTTGGTCCAGCTCAGATGTCGGAGAAGATCCTGCTGCGTCTCCTGAAGCATCCGCACGTCATTCAAGAGCTCAAGTACGACGACAAGAACAAGAAGCAGCCCGAGCACTACCTCTTCCACCGCAACAAGCCTGTCGACCACttcattctcctcctccag GGGAAAGTGGAAGTGGAAGCAGGCAAGGAGGGGATGAAGTTTGAAGCGGGGCCCTTTTCTTATTATGGAATGCTAGCCTTGACCTCCTCCCCAG ttcctctctccctgtctcgaACCTTCGTGGTCAGCAGGGCGGAGTCTTTAGCTGGATCCCCAG AGAACAAATCACCCCCACGACCTTTTGGACTGAATCACTCTGACTCTCTCAATCGATCCGACCGCCTTGATGCAGTCACACCAACTCTGGCTAGCAGTAACAACCAGCTCAATGCCTTCCTGCAGATCTATGTTCCAGACTATTCCgtcagagccacatcagatcTGCTCTACATCAAG GTCACGAGGCAGCAGTATCAGAACGCTCTGACCGCTTCCCGCATGGATAAGACGCCCCAGTCTACCGACGGCGAGTTCACCAAGATCGAGCTGACCCTCCCAGAGCGGCCGGCCGGTGCCGTGGACGACTCGGTCAGCCCGCTCCTACCGCAGCCCAACAATGCGCACGTGCACGGCAACTCCCACTgcaatgcacactcacacacgaacacacactcgcactcgaaCCACACGGGCCACAACGAAGGCGCCATCTGa
- the LOC134064139 gene encoding microfibril-associated glycoprotein 4-like, whose protein sequence is MRPLLLLLLLLLPLLAVPARAEHFLPLDCGAIHGRNASGPSGVYAIYPAGPLSPLRVYCDMESGGGGWTVFQRRLDGSVNFFRPWDAYRAGFGSADGEFWLGLENVLLLTMRTQNELRVDMEDWAGNRAHAHYATFSLEAEAAGYELTLGQFMDGEAGDAMKSHNGMKFTTFDKDQDLWEKNCAANFMGAFWYNSCHTANPNGLYIPKSDSPHGSVYNSWKTWKGNGYSLKSISMKMRPVSHCSHSTDRKV, encoded by the coding sequence ATGAGgcccctgctgctgcttcttcttcttcttcttccactGCTCGCCGTGCCGGCCCGCGCCGAGCACTTCCTCCCTCTGGACTGTGGCGCCATCCACGGGCGCAACGCCAGCGGCCCCAGCGGCGTGTACGCCATCTACCCGGCGGGGCCCTTGTCCCCGCTGCGCGTCTACTGCGACATGGAGAGCGGCGGCGGGGGCTGGACGGTCTTCCAGCGCCGGCTCGACGGCTCGGTCAATTTCTTCCGGCCGTGGGACGCCTACCGGGCCGGGTTCGGCAGCGCCGACGGCGAATTCTGGCTGGGCCTGGAAAACGTGCTGCTGCTGACCATGCGGACGCAGAACGAGCTGCGCGTCGACATGGAGGACTGGGCGGGGAACCGGGCGCACGCCCACTACGCCACCTTCTCGCTCGAGGCCGAGGCGGCCGGCTACGAGCTCACCCTGGGGCAATTTATGGACGGGGAAGCGGGGGATGCTATGAAGAGCCATAATGGCATGAAGTTCACAACCTTTGACAAGGACCAGGACCTCTGGGAGAAGAACTGTGCAGCCAACTTCATGGGTGCATTCTGGTACAACAGCTGCCACACAGCAAACCCTAATGGTTTATATATACCAAAATCCGATTCACCACATGGATCAGTGTACAACAGCTGGAAAACCTGGAAAGGGAATGGGTACTCTTTGAAAAGCATCTCCATGAAGATGAGACCCGTAtctcactgttctcactcaACTGACAGAAAGGTTTAG